A stretch of Caenibius tardaugens NBRC 16725 DNA encodes these proteins:
- a CDS encoding MBL fold metallo-hydrolase, whose translation MADPQIREATRIVEAASNARPAVIRSFFDEDTFTVTHVISDPATAKAAIIDSVLDFDPASGRTSFASADKVIDYIRSEGLEVEWLLETHAHADHLSAAPYLQEKLGGTLAIGRHILTVQEVFGKIFNEGTRFARDGSQFDRLFDDGDRFRVGSIEAIALHVPGHTPADMTYVIGDAAFIGDTLFMPDYGTARADFPGGDARTLYRSICRLLSLPDQTGLHLCHDYKAPGRDTYAWETSVGEEREHNVHVRDGVSEDQFVAMREARDATLGMPRLILPSIQVNMRGGHLPEPEDNGMRYLKLPINAL comes from the coding sequence ATGGCCGACCCGCAAATCCGTGAAGCCACCCGCATCGTCGAGGCCGCGAGTAATGCGCGGCCCGCGGTCATCCGCAGCTTCTTCGACGAGGACACGTTTACCGTGACCCACGTCATCTCAGATCCCGCCACGGCCAAGGCCGCGATCATCGATAGCGTGCTCGATTTCGATCCGGCTTCGGGGCGCACCTCCTTCGCGTCGGCCGACAAGGTGATCGACTATATCCGGAGCGAAGGGCTCGAGGTCGAATGGCTGCTGGAGACGCACGCCCATGCCGACCATCTGTCGGCCGCGCCCTATCTTCAGGAGAAGCTGGGCGGCACGCTGGCGATCGGTCGCCATATTCTCACCGTGCAGGAGGTCTTCGGCAAGATCTTCAACGAGGGAACGCGCTTTGCTCGCGACGGCTCGCAGTTCGACCGGCTGTTCGATGACGGCGACCGTTTCAGGGTCGGCTCGATCGAGGCGATCGCGCTGCATGTGCCGGGCCATACGCCCGCCGACATGACCTATGTGATCGGCGATGCGGCGTTCATCGGCGACACGCTGTTCATGCCCGACTACGGCACGGCCCGCGCTGACTTCCCGGGCGGCGATGCGCGCACGCTTTATCGGTCGATCTGCCGCCTGCTGTCGCTCCCCGATCAGACCGGCCTTCATCTTTGCCACGACTACAAGGCCCCCGGGCGCGATACCTATGCCTGGGAAACGTCGGTCGGCGAGGAGCGAGAGCATAATGTCCATGTTCGCGACGGGGTGAGCGAGGACCAGTTCGTCGCCATGCGCGAGGCGCGCGATGCGACGCTCGGGATGCCGCGCCTCATCCTGCCGTCCATCCAGGTCAACATGCGCGGCGGCCACCTGCCCGAGCCGGAAGACAATGGCATGCGCTACCTCAAGCTGCCGATAAACGCGCTGTAA
- a CDS encoding sulfite exporter TauE/SafE family protein, giving the protein MALEPIQYLLGAGSGSLVGFTLGLVGGGGSILAVPLMVYLVGVASPHVAIGTSALAVAANAGANLVPHARQRTIKWRCAGMFAAAGVAGAYAGSTLGKAFDGQKLLFLFALLMVLVGGLMLKSRGDPGNPDVQCRRENAPKVIGYGAATGLFSGFFGIGGGFLIVPGLMASTGMPMRNAVGSSLVAVTAFGLTAALNYALSGLVDWGLAAAFIAGGVIGGLVGAALSRRLSAHKGVLNTIFALLIFAVAAYMLWQSTAAILG; this is encoded by the coding sequence ATGGCACTCGAACCCATCCAATATCTGCTTGGTGCCGGATCGGGCTCGCTCGTCGGATTCACGCTGGGGCTGGTGGGCGGTGGGGGCTCAATCCTCGCCGTCCCGCTCATGGTCTATCTGGTCGGCGTCGCCTCGCCGCATGTCGCGATCGGCACCAGCGCGCTGGCGGTCGCCGCCAATGCCGGGGCCAATCTCGTTCCCCACGCGCGCCAGCGGACGATCAAATGGCGTTGCGCCGGCATGTTCGCCGCCGCTGGTGTCGCCGGCGCCTATGCCGGATCGACGCTCGGTAAAGCGTTCGATGGACAGAAGCTGCTGTTCCTGTTCGCTCTGCTGATGGTCCTGGTTGGCGGGCTGATGCTAAAAAGCCGGGGCGATCCCGGCAATCCCGATGTCCAATGCCGGCGCGAGAATGCGCCCAAGGTGATCGGTTATGGGGCCGCCACTGGTCTCTTTTCCGGGTTCTTCGGCATCGGCGGGGGCTTCCTGATCGTGCCGGGACTGATGGCTTCGACCGGGATGCCGATGCGCAACGCCGTCGGATCGTCGCTGGTCGCCGTCACCGCTTTTGGTCTGACTGCCGCGCTCAACTATGCCCTTTCCGGCCTGGTTGATTGGGGGCTTGCTGCGGCGTTCATCGCCGGCGGCGTCATCGGCGGCCTTGTGGGCGCGGCGCTCTCTCGGCGGCTGTCGGCGCACAAGGGGGTGCTCAATACGATATTCGCACTGCTGATCTTTGCGGTTGCCGCCTACATGCTGTGGCAAAGCACCGCCGCGATCC
- a CDS encoding peroxiredoxin — MTDQVTPSMPRINEPAPAFKAKTTHGERSLDDYKGKWLVLFSHPADFTPVCTTEFMGFAKAADRFKALNCELLGLSIDSVHSHIAWMRSIEEKFGVEIPFPIIDDLSMNVAKAFGMIHPGASDTSAVRATFIIDPEGIVRAMVYYPMSNGRSVDEFVRLLTALQTSDANKVATPENWQPGEPVIVLPPATAEAARARKDEGYDYTDWYFSKKTL, encoded by the coding sequence ATGACAGACCAGGTCACTCCCTCCATGCCGCGGATCAACGAACCCGCGCCTGCCTTCAAGGCCAAGACGACCCACGGCGAACGCTCGCTCGACGATTACAAGGGCAAGTGGCTCGTTCTCTTTTCCCACCCCGCCGACTTCACGCCGGTCTGCACGACCGAATTCATGGGCTTCGCCAAGGCCGCCGACCGCTTCAAGGCGCTCAACTGCGAACTGCTGGGCCTCTCCATCGACTCGGTGCATTCGCACATCGCCTGGATGCGCAGCATCGAGGAGAAGTTCGGCGTCGAGATCCCGTTCCCGATTATCGACGATCTGTCGATGAACGTCGCCAAGGCCTTCGGCATGATCCATCCCGGTGCCTCGGACACCTCGGCCGTTCGCGCCACCTTCATCATCGACCCCGAAGGCATTGTCCGCGCGATGGTCTATTATCCGATGTCGAACGGCCGCTCGGTCGATGAATTCGTCCGCCTGCTCACCGCGCTCCAGACGTCCGACGCCAACAAGGTGGCGACGCCTGAAAACTGGCAGCCTGGCGAGCCGGTGATCGTGCTGCCGCCCGCGACGGCTGAAGCCGCCAGGGCCCGCAAGGACGAAGGTTACGACTACACCGATTGGTATTTCAGCAAGAAGACCCTCTGA
- a CDS encoding peroxiredoxin: MNSNADDNAVCSPIQIGDPAPDFRARTTMGDMTLSGHRGRWVLLFSHPADFTPVCTSEFVALSRASDRFKALGCDLVAVSVDSLYSHLGWIRAIREHFGVTIAFPIVEDPSMVIGRAYGMLADNAPDAATLRSTFFIDPEGIVRAKLCYPATIGRSVEELLRVLTALQRVDNDNVVTPEGWHPGDDVLLPPYQDQHGALDAAGDGCWFHRTQPDKHGKTGK, from the coding sequence TTGAACTCGAACGCAGACGACAATGCCGTGTGCTCCCCTATCCAGATCGGCGATCCCGCGCCTGATTTCCGCGCCCGCACGACGATGGGCGACATGACCCTGTCCGGCCATCGCGGCCGCTGGGTACTGCTGTTCTCTCATCCCGCCGATTTTACGCCGGTTTGCACCAGTGAATTCGTCGCCCTCTCGCGCGCCAGCGATCGGTTCAAGGCGCTCGGCTGCGACCTGGTCGCGGTGTCGGTCGACAGCCTCTATTCCCATCTCGGATGGATCAGGGCGATCCGCGAGCATTTCGGCGTGACCATCGCTTTCCCGATCGTCGAAGATCCCTCGATGGTGATCGGCCGCGCCTATGGAATGCTCGCGGACAACGCCCCCGACGCGGCCACGCTGCGCTCGACCTTCTTCATCGACCCCGAAGGCATTGTCCGCGCCAAGCTCTGCTATCCAGCCACCATCGGGCGATCGGTGGAGGAGCTGCTTCGAGTCCTGACCGCGCTGCAACGGGTCGACAACGACAACGTAGTGACCCCCGAAGGCTGGCATCCCGGCGATGACGTGCTTCTTCCGCCCTATCAGGACCAGCACGGTGCGCTCGATGCGGCGGGCGATGGCTGCTGGTTCCACCGCACGCAGCCCGACAAGCATGGGAAAACAGGCAAGTGA
- the trxC gene encoding thioredoxin TrxC, with protein sequence MSDVPLVACPVCASINRVPAAKIGAAPICGKCGMPLFQGQPVDVDQAAFDRHVGRGSLPVLVDFWASWCGPCRAMAPAFKAAAAELEPHVRLLKVDTEAEQGIAGRYRIQSIPTLILFRGGREVARQAGAMDRARLVAWTRQALVTA encoded by the coding sequence ATGTCCGATGTCCCGCTGGTAGCCTGCCCGGTTTGCGCGAGCATCAACCGCGTTCCTGCAGCGAAGATCGGCGCGGCGCCAATTTGCGGGAAATGCGGAATGCCGCTTTTCCAGGGACAGCCGGTCGATGTCGACCAGGCGGCATTCGATCGGCATGTAGGTCGCGGAAGCCTGCCGGTTCTCGTCGATTTCTGGGCGAGCTGGTGCGGACCTTGCCGCGCCATGGCGCCGGCGTTCAAGGCGGCCGCTGCGGAGCTGGAGCCGCATGTCCGGCTCCTGAAGGTCGATACCGAAGCTGAGCAGGGTATTGCCGGGCGCTACCGCATTCAGTCGATTCCGACGCTGATCCTGTTCAGGGGTGGCCGCGAGGTCGCCCGACAGGCCGGGGCGATGGACCGTGCGCGACTCGTCGCCTGGACAAGGCAGGCGCTCGTCACCGCCTGA
- a CDS encoding ArsR/SmtB family transcription factor → MMTFTDTQLEEAASVLKAIAHDVRLKLLRTLLEHGEKSVGELEALTGIGQPGLSQQLAILRKAELVQTRRDAKLVFYSIVSANMEGTAELLCALAGTPINRGDTAAKTKRPFPQGSVATFAKIL, encoded by the coding sequence GTGATGACTTTCACCGATACGCAGCTTGAAGAGGCTGCCAGCGTCCTCAAGGCGATCGCCCATGACGTCCGCCTGAAGCTCCTGCGGACGCTCCTCGAACATGGCGAGAAGTCTGTAGGCGAACTCGAAGCCCTCACCGGCATCGGTCAACCGGGCCTGTCCCAACAACTCGCAATTTTGCGCAAGGCGGAACTGGTTCAGACGCGCCGCGATGCGAAACTCGTTTTCTATAGCATCGTATCGGCCAATATGGAGGGAACAGCGGAATTGCTATGCGCTCTAGCGGGAACTCCGATAAATAGAGGAGACACTGCCGCGAAAACAAAGCGACCTTTTCCCCAGGGATCGGTCGCTACCTTCGCCAAGATTTTGTGA
- a CDS encoding MBL fold metallo-hydrolase encodes MSSVPTITFHGAAGTVTGSCMELRHGGKTILIDCGLFQGSRTLETLNRDPFEFDVRKIDAVVLTHAHIDHSGLLPRLTAEGYRGPIFATPQTRDLLYYMLPDAGRIQEGDAERRNRRQDRRDEEPIEPIYTEADSKAAYEQVETVALHDWFAPAAGFRARLWNAGHILGSTSVEIEVGGVHLLFSGDLGPDHKAFHADPEGPAGLDHVFCESTYGDRVREDVTIEQRRTLLEAEINAALTRGGNLVIPVFALERTQELLLDIATLINTGRLAHPQVFIDSPLATRATEVFAKHAGELEDMGSGEIFRHPSFHYTASTMESMRLNDMSGAIIMAASGMCEAGRIRHHLRYNLGRRESTILFVGFQAAGTLGRTILDGANRVRIWGQDVAVRAQIRRIDTYSAHADQKDLQRWIRARKPIDGSLFLGHGEEGSIETFRRLMQADDAAASIVTPKIGETYSLPSRASSKRLKTGKLELQEAVGRDWQNDYADFSTHLKKELQNIESASARREALARMAEILHSYQAYREHRKSRSS; translated from the coding sequence ATGAGTAGCGTACCCACCATAACCTTCCACGGCGCTGCCGGCACAGTCACTGGTTCCTGCATGGAACTACGCCATGGCGGAAAGACGATCCTCATAGATTGCGGCTTGTTCCAGGGATCCCGGACGCTGGAAACACTCAATCGCGACCCCTTCGAGTTCGACGTGCGCAAGATCGACGCCGTTGTCCTGACGCACGCGCATATCGACCATAGCGGCCTGCTGCCCAGGCTCACGGCGGAAGGGTATCGCGGGCCGATCTTCGCGACACCGCAAACCCGCGACCTTCTGTATTACATGCTGCCCGACGCCGGACGAATTCAGGAGGGCGATGCGGAGCGCCGCAATCGACGGCAGGATCGCCGGGACGAGGAGCCGATCGAACCGATCTATACCGAAGCGGATTCCAAAGCGGCCTATGAACAGGTCGAGACAGTAGCGCTGCACGACTGGTTCGCACCTGCCGCCGGTTTTCGGGCCCGCTTGTGGAATGCGGGCCATATCCTGGGTTCCACATCCGTGGAGATCGAGGTCGGTGGCGTGCACTTGCTCTTCTCCGGCGACCTGGGTCCAGACCACAAGGCCTTTCATGCCGATCCCGAGGGTCCGGCAGGACTCGATCATGTGTTCTGCGAGAGCACCTATGGCGACCGCGTCCGCGAGGACGTGACGATCGAGCAGCGCCGGACTTTGCTGGAAGCCGAGATCAATGCAGCGCTTACGCGCGGCGGCAACCTCGTCATTCCCGTTTTCGCGCTCGAACGCACCCAGGAATTGCTCCTCGATATCGCGACCCTGATCAACACCGGACGCCTGGCGCATCCACAGGTGTTCATCGATTCGCCACTTGCGACCCGCGCGACAGAGGTGTTCGCCAAACATGCCGGGGAACTCGAAGACATGGGCTCGGGTGAAATCTTCCGTCACCCCTCGTTCCACTACACTGCCAGCACGATGGAATCGATGCGGCTCAACGACATGTCCGGAGCCATCATCATGGCGGCATCCGGCATGTGCGAAGCGGGACGCATCCGTCACCATCTGCGGTACAATCTCGGCCGCCGTGAATCGACGATCCTGTTCGTCGGTTTCCAGGCCGCAGGCACCCTTGGCCGGACAATCCTCGATGGCGCGAACCGCGTGCGCATCTGGGGGCAGGACGTCGCGGTGCGCGCGCAGATCCGGCGGATCGACACTTATTCGGCGCATGCCGACCAGAAGGATCTGCAGCGCTGGATAAGGGCGCGGAAGCCGATCGATGGCAGCCTGTTCCTGGGACACGGCGAAGAGGGCTCGATCGAGACGTTCCGCCGCCTGATGCAGGCGGACGATGCTGCGGCATCGATTGTCACGCCGAAGATCGGGGAAACCTATTCACTGCCGTCACGCGCCTCGTCCAAGCGCCTGAAGACCGGAAAGCTGGAACTACAGGAGGCTGTCGGCCGCGATTGGCAGAATGACTATGCGGATTTTTCGACCCATCTGAAAAAAGAACTGCAGAATATCGAGAGCGCGTCGGCCCGGCGCGAGGCACTCGCCCGCATGGCCGAGATTCTGCATTCCTATCAGGCCTATCGCGAGCATCGTAAGAGCCGATCGAGCTGA